One genomic segment of Profundibacter amoris includes these proteins:
- a CDS encoding glycosyltransferase family 2 protein — protein MQGSLALTAMRNEGPFILEWVAWQKMLGFENILILHNDCTDHSPQLLRLLDRMGEVTAKRHEPREGHSPQAEAYRTARSNRLVKQAEWMFTCDVDEFLVIHKGDGSIGALLDNGKVPFAAMAINWRLFGSAGHRKWQDDLVHRRYFLSSEPDFKRNSVIKSFVRHPRLYKRLNSHCASGWQGKGAWGQGGNYWALSDGSRFDEFHPNKHPQNAVPDDRKLHHIAEVHHYAVRSHEEFSFKKGRPAASDFADRYTDTFRKTLDRNEVENLAVSTYRKRFDSEYDRLCQIPGVMRLHHLCCADYVADMCTKRGDDPAADERYLIHREMAQKLPRH, from the coding sequence ATGCAGGGCAGTCTGGCACTAACCGCAATGCGAAACGAAGGCCCGTTTATTCTGGAATGGGTTGCCTGGCAAAAGATGCTGGGTTTCGAAAACATCCTTATCCTGCACAATGACTGCACCGACCATTCACCACAATTGCTACGCCTGCTGGATCGTATGGGTGAAGTAACGGCCAAGCGCCACGAACCCCGCGAGGGTCATAGCCCGCAAGCCGAAGCCTATCGCACGGCCCGCAGCAACAGGTTGGTGAAACAGGCAGAATGGATGTTCACCTGCGACGTTGACGAATTTCTGGTGATCCACAAAGGGGACGGCAGCATTGGCGCACTGCTGGACAATGGCAAGGTGCCCTTTGCTGCAATGGCCATCAACTGGCGCCTGTTTGGCAGCGCAGGTCACAGAAAATGGCAGGATGACCTTGTTCATCGTCGATATTTTCTGTCCAGCGAACCCGATTTCAAACGCAACAGCGTGATCAAAAGCTTTGTGCGCCATCCCCGCCTGTATAAACGGCTGAATTCCCACTGCGCCAGCGGTTGGCAGGGCAAGGGCGCATGGGGTCAGGGCGGGAATTACTGGGCGCTTAGCGACGGGTCACGGTTTGACGAATTCCACCCGAACAAACACCCGCAAAACGCCGTCCCCGATGATCGCAAGCTGCACCACATTGCCGAAGTCCACCATTACGCTGTTCGCAGCCACGAAGAATTCAGTTTCAAAAAGGGGCGCCCTGCAGCGTCCGACTTTGCCGACCGCTATACCGACACATTCCGCAAAACGCTGGACCGGAACGAGGTCGAAAACCTTGCCGTATCGACCTATCGCAAACGGTTTGACTCGGAATATGACCGCCTATGCCAGATCCCCGGTGTGATGCGGCTGCATCATCTGTGCTGTGCCGATTATGTTGCCGATATGTGCACCAAACGCGGCGATGATCCGGCGGCGGATGAACGCTATCTGATTCACAGGGAAATGGCGCAAAAACTGCCGCGCCATTAA
- the rpsL gene encoding 30S ribosomal protein S12, which yields MPTIQQLIRKPRQPKVKRSKSLHMQGCPQKRGVCTRVYTTTPKKPNSAMRKVAKVRLTNGFEVISYIPGESHNLQEHSVVLIRGGRVKDLPGVRYHILRGVLDTQGVKDRKQRRSKYGAKKPK from the coding sequence ATGCCAACGATACAACAGCTGATCCGCAAACCACGGCAGCCTAAAGTAAAACGCTCGAAGTCGCTGCATATGCAGGGGTGTCCGCAAAAACGCGGCGTCTGCACACGCGTCTACACAACAACACCGAAAAAGCCGAACTCCGCTATGCGGAAAGTTGCGAAGGTTCGCCTGACCAACGGTTTCGAGGTGATCAGCTACATCCCGGGCGAAAGTCACAATCTTCAGGAACACTCGGTGGTTCTGATTCGCGGCGGTCGTGTAAAAGACCTTCCGGGTGTCCGTTACCACATCCTGCGTGGTGTGCTGGATACCCAGGGCGTCAAAGACCGTAAACAACGCCGCTCGAAATACGGCGCGAAGAAGCCGAAATAA
- the rpsG gene encoding 30S ribosomal protein S7 encodes MSRRHAAEKREILPDAKFGDRILSKFMNNLMIDGKKSAAERIVYNAFDRVEEKLKRAPVEVFHEALDNIKPSVEVRSRRVGGATYQVPVEVRPERREALAIRWLIIAARKRNENTMEERLAGELMDAVSSRGTAVKKREDTHKMAEANKAFSHYRW; translated from the coding sequence ATGTCACGTCGCCACGCTGCAGAAAAACGCGAAATCTTGCCGGACGCCAAATTTGGCGACCGCATTCTTTCGAAATTCATGAATAACCTGATGATCGACGGCAAAAAATCTGCCGCCGAGCGCATCGTTTACAACGCCTTTGACCGTGTTGAAGAAAAACTGAAGCGCGCCCCTGTCGAGGTCTTCCACGAAGCGCTCGACAACATCAAACCGTCGGTCGAAGTTCGTTCGCGCCGGGTTGGTGGTGCGACCTATCAGGTGCCTGTCGAAGTTCGCCCCGAGCGCCGCGAAGCGCTGGCGATCCGTTGGTTGATCATCGCTGCCCGCAAGCGCAACGAGAACACAATGGAAGAGCGTCTGGCAGGCGAACTGATGGACGCGGTTTCCAGCCGCGGCACAGCCGTCAAGAAACGCGAAGACACCCACAAAATGGCCGAAGCAAACAAAGCTTTCAGCCATTACCGCTGGTAA